From one uncultured Methanobrevibacter sp. genomic stretch:
- a CDS encoding RNase J family beta-CASP ribonuclease, which produces MSVEVIAIGGYQEVGKNMTAVRIGEDVIIFDMGIHLDRISMHEDTDIDRMHSLDLIERGVIPDDTLMKDVDGKVKGIIFSHGHLDHIGAVAKLAHRYDAPLIGTPYTAALIEKQIKGERKFKVTNPIRPLNPGSKLKLSKDITLEFVQSTHSIPQAVFPVLHTPEGVIVYALDFKFDNHQKVSPPPDYKRLRELGRKGVLTLIVETTNAKNYNEVKTHSERIAKNILEDVMKGPLQESTGMIVTTFSSHVERVQAIADIAKKSHREIFFLGRSMERFCGIAQKLGILKLPKNASIYGSPKAVNKALMKADEDRANYLLVTTGHQGEPDALLPRIANGRTPFNIKKGDNVIISAPIIPNPTNAANRHIMERRLKTKGARIYPNAHVSGHAGREDHREFLRMLRPQHIIPAHGDLSMLAAYAELAEEEGYRIGYDIHILRNAQAQVFKS; this is translated from the coding sequence ATGAGCGTAGAAGTAATCGCTATAGGCGGATATCAGGAAGTCGGGAAAAACATGACTGCGGTTCGCATTGGTGAAGATGTAATTATCTTCGATATGGGAATCCACCTTGATAGAATTAGTATGCACGAGGATACTGATATCGATAGGATGCATAGCCTAGATTTAATTGAAAGAGGAGTTATTCCAGATGATACATTAATGAAAGATGTTGACGGTAAAGTAAAGGGAATAATTTTCTCTCACGGACACTTGGACCATATTGGTGCAGTCGCCAAATTGGCACATAGATATGATGCACCGTTAATAGGAACACCATATACTGCTGCTTTAATTGAAAAACAAATTAAAGGGGAACGTAAATTTAAAGTAACAAACCCCATCAGGCCTTTAAATCCTGGAAGCAAATTAAAATTATCCAAGGATATTACTTTGGAGTTTGTCCAATCAACACACAGTATCCCTCAGGCGGTATTTCCAGTATTACATACTCCAGAAGGAGTAATTGTATATGCATTGGACTTTAAATTTGATAACCATCAGAAAGTTTCTCCACCGCCGGATTATAAGAGATTAAGAGAACTTGGAAGAAAAGGAGTTCTCACATTGATTGTGGAGACAACAAATGCTAAAAATTATAATGAAGTAAAAACTCATTCAGAAAGAATTGCAAAAAATATTCTCGAAGATGTAATGAAAGGACCTCTTCAAGAAAGTACTGGGATGATTGTAACTACATTTTCATCTCATGTTGAGAGAGTTCAGGCAATTGCAGATATAGCCAAAAAAAGTCATAGAGAAATATTTTTCCTTGGAAGATCAATGGAAAGATTCTGTGGTATTGCCCAAAAATTGGGAATTTTAAAATTGCCTAAAAATGCCAGTATTTATGGCTCTCCTAAAGCAGTAAATAAAGCATTAATGAAAGCTGATGAGGACCGGGCAAATTATCTTTTAGTAACAACAGGTCACCAGGGTGAACCTGATGCATTGCTGCCTAGAATTGCAAATGGCAGAACTCCATTCAATATTAAGAAAGGGGATAATGTAATCATTTCAGCACCGATTATTCCAAATCCAACCAATGCCGCAAATAGGCACATTATGGAAAGAAGGTTAAAAACAAAAGGTGCAAGAATCTATCCTAATGCTCACGTTTCCGGACACGCTGGAAGAGAAGACCACAGGGAATTCTTACGTATGTTAAGACCTCAACATATTATACCGGCTCACGGAGATTTATCAATGCTTGCAGCTTATGCAGAACTTGCAGAAGAAGAAGGATATAGAATAGGGTATGATATTCATATTTTAAGAAATGCTCAAGCACAAGTTTTTAAAAGTTAA
- the fni gene encoding type 2 isopentenyl-diphosphate Delta-isomerase, which yields MISDRKLEHLLICENYDVEFKNKTTGFEDIELIHNVLPEIDKNEIDLSTNVFGKKLDSPLFITAITGGHPAAKSINKQLAIAAENNNIALGVGSQRAACEHPELADTYTVVRENAPDCLLVGNIGAPQLNLAEKAVEILDADILAIHLNPLQESIQPEGDLDARGFTNLIEQITESVDIPVLAKETGCGISGDSAKTLVDAGVDYIDIEGAGGTSWAAVETYRAEDKYFGEIFWDWGIPTAVSTAEVTNAVDVPVISSGGIRNGLEAAKAIALGADAVGMALPFLKNCTSQKQLNDFINRFNDSLRIAMFLVGANNIEELKQANLVIRGKTREWLNEIGINTKKYSRR from the coding sequence ATGATTTCAGATAGAAAATTAGAGCATTTATTAATTTGTGAAAATTATGATGTAGAGTTTAAAAACAAAACAACAGGATTTGAAGACATAGAATTAATTCACAATGTCTTGCCTGAAATTGATAAAAATGAAATTGATTTATCAACTAATGTTTTTGGAAAAAAATTAGACTCTCCCTTATTTATAACTGCAATCACTGGAGGGCATCCTGCTGCAAAATCAATTAATAAACAATTGGCTATTGCAGCTGAAAACAATAATATTGCTTTAGGTGTAGGTTCTCAAAGGGCTGCATGTGAACATCCTGAACTTGCAGATACTTATACTGTCGTTAGAGAAAATGCTCCCGACTGTCTATTAGTAGGAAATATTGGTGCGCCTCAGTTGAATTTAGCAGAAAAAGCTGTTGAAATTTTAGATGCAGACATATTGGCAATTCATTTAAACCCTCTTCAAGAATCAATTCAGCCTGAAGGTGATTTGGATGCAAGAGGTTTTACTAATTTAATAGAACAAATCACAGAATCTGTAGATATTCCTGTCCTTGCAAAGGAAACAGGTTGCGGAATATCTGGTGACTCTGCAAAAACATTGGTTGATGCAGGTGTTGATTATATTGATATTGAAGGTGCAGGCGGAACCAGCTGGGCAGCTGTTGAAACATATAGGGCTGAAGACAAATACTTTGGTGAAATATTTTGGGATTGGGGAATTCCTACTGCAGTCAGTACTGCTGAAGTAACCAATGCAGTTGATGTTCCTGTCATTTCATCAGGAGGTATTAGAAACGGTCTTGAAGCAGCCAAAGCTATTGCACTTGGAGCTGATGCCGTAGGTATGGCATTACCATTTTTAAAGAATTGCACATCACAAAAACAATTAAATGATTTTATTAACAGATTTAATGATTCACTTAGAATTGCAATGTTTTTAGTAGGAGCTAACAACATTGAAGAATTAAAACAAGCCAATCTTGTTATTCGCGGTAAAACAAGAGAGTGGCTCAATGAAATAGGAATTAACACTAAAAAGTATTCAAGGAGATGA
- a CDS encoding isopentenyl phosphate kinase, giving the protein MIILKIGGSILTNKDSSKSEIDEVSLKRIASEIKASLDNSDKELIIVHGAGSFGHPPAKEYNIGEVFSAEEYPQKRIGFCKTQNAVKKLNMLICEAFIEEGLPVVAIPASSFMSATNKRITEGNLDYFKKYLEKGFIPVVYGDVVLDSKLEICVISGDQLIQYLAMNLNPTQVILGTDVDGVYNKNPKTHEDALFFDKFSSLDDLDTLEGTTNVDVTGGMVGKIKELLYLADLGIESKIINAEVKDNIFKALENEDVKGTVISRGN; this is encoded by the coding sequence ATGATTATTTTAAAAATTGGCGGAAGTATTTTAACCAATAAGGACTCATCTAAAAGTGAAATAGATGAAGTGTCTTTAAAAAGAATAGCATCTGAAATTAAAGCTTCACTCGATAATTCAGATAAAGAACTGATTATCGTTCATGGTGCAGGGTCTTTCGGACATCCGCCGGCTAAAGAGTACAATATTGGTGAAGTATTTTCTGCTGAGGAATATCCTCAAAAAAGGATTGGATTTTGCAAAACCCAAAATGCAGTTAAAAAATTAAACATGCTGATATGTGAGGCATTTATTGAGGAAGGTTTGCCGGTTGTTGCAATTCCTGCTTCAAGCTTTATGAGTGCTACCAACAAAAGAATTACTGAAGGAAATCTGGATTACTTTAAGAAATATTTGGAAAAGGGTTTTATTCCTGTTGTTTACGGTGATGTTGTACTTGATTCAAAGTTGGAAATTTGTGTTATTTCAGGAGACCAGTTAATACAGTATTTGGCTATGAATCTCAATCCGACTCAAGTTATTTTAGGAACCGATGTCGATGGGGTTTATAATAAGAATCCTAAAACACATGAGGATGCATTATTTTTTGACAAGTTTTCATCACTTGATGATTTGGATACTCTTGAAGGAACAACAAATGTGGATGTGACCGGTGGAATGGTTGGAAAAATTAAAGAACTTTTATATTTGGCTGATTTAGGAATTGAATCTAAAATAATAAATGCTGAAGTTAAGGACAATATTTTCAAAGCATTAGAAAATGAAGACGTGAAAGGAACAGTAATTTCAAGGGGAAATTAA
- the mvk gene encoding mevalonate kinase, with translation MIAKASAPAKAILFGEHSVVYGEPAIAGAVNKRAYITVKESECDKSIFRAPNIGFEAELITEEKKYILRKGKPGIIRYILESVYRAHDHSPIDITLTSNVPIGSGLGSSAAVTVATLAALYRYHNIRFNKKSLAHDAHMVEQEVQGVASPLDTLVSTYGGLVYLSRNKRVEHFNVNFNVPFVVGYTTKHGNTGKMVKDVKNLKNKNPKIINPVITAMGNLTNYAKQAILKRDFIKVGELMNINHGFLDVLGVNTLELSRMVYNAREAGAIGSKTTGAGGGGSIIALCPGKVEEVAKAIDRDDNILKIRFTRKGVSSRIYK, from the coding sequence ATGATAGCTAAAGCTTCAGCTCCTGCAAAAGCAATTTTATTTGGTGAACATTCTGTAGTTTATGGTGAACCTGCTATTGCGGGTGCTGTAAATAAAAGAGCTTATATTACTGTAAAAGAATCAGAATGTGATAAATCTATTTTTAGGGCACCTAATATTGGTTTTGAAGCAGAATTAATCACTGAAGAAAAAAAATATATTTTAAGAAAAGGAAAACCAGGTATTATTAGATATATTTTAGAATCTGTTTATAGAGCTCACGATCATAGTCCTATTGATATTACATTAACATCAAATGTACCTATTGGTTCAGGGCTAGGTTCATCTGCTGCAGTTACTGTAGCAACATTGGCTGCATTATACAGATATCATAATATTCGTTTTAACAAAAAATCTTTAGCTCATGATGCTCATATGGTAGAACAGGAAGTTCAGGGGGTAGCAAGTCCTCTGGATACTTTGGTGTCTACATATGGCGGTCTTGTTTATTTATCCAGAAATAAGAGAGTAGAGCATTTCAATGTGAATTTCAATGTTCCTTTCGTTGTTGGGTATACTACCAAGCATGGAAATACTGGAAAGATGGTAAAGGATGTTAAAAATCTTAAAAATAAAAATCCAAAAATTATTAATCCAGTAATAACTGCTATGGGAAATTTAACTAATTATGCAAAACAGGCTATTTTAAAAAGAGATTTTATTAAAGTAGGCGAATTAATGAATATCAATCACGGATTTCTGGATGTCCTTGGTGTTAATACTTTGGAATTATCTAGAATGGTATATAATGCAAGAGAAGCCGGAGCCATCGGGTCTAAAACTACCGGTGCAGGTGGTGGGGGCAGTATTATTGCACTCTGCCCTGGAAAAGTTGAAGAAGTTGCAAAAGCTATAGATCGTGATGATAATATTTTAAAAATCCGTTTCACTCGTAAAGGAGTTTCTTCAAGGATTTACAAGTGA
- a CDS encoding MEMO1 family protein, giving the protein MIRKPAVAGAFYPNNPETLKDTIRNCFLDDRGVGEIPMLNSFDGTDYPINIMVPHAGYQYSGAIASHGYCKVVQNGFPEVFIILSPNHTGLGSEISVFNEGEWITPLGNIEVDEEFADSIISHSDIATADFMAHIREHSIEVQLPFLQYFSNDFKIVPITMGSQSFSASTDLAKAIFDAGNSLNKSYAVIASTDLSHFNNQEKANKVDNFVLEDIDEMNEFKLFEEVVQYNITMCGYGPVITTMYLSKMSNKNNSEILAYGTSGDVTGDFTSVVGYASSIFK; this is encoded by the coding sequence ATGATTAGAAAACCTGCTGTTGCCGGAGCATTTTATCCGAATAATCCTGAAACTCTTAAGGATACTATTAGGAATTGTTTTTTAGATGATAGAGGCGTTGGTGAAATACCAATGCTTAATTCATTTGATGGTACAGATTACCCTATCAATATTATGGTTCCCCATGCAGGTTATCAATATTCAGGTGCAATAGCTAGTCATGGCTATTGCAAAGTAGTTCAAAATGGTTTTCCAGAAGTATTTATTATTTTAAGTCCGAACCACACAGGTTTAGGTAGTGAAATTTCTGTTTTCAACGAGGGAGAATGGATTACTCCTTTAGGAAATATTGAAGTTGATGAGGAATTTGCAGACTCCATTATTTCACATTCGGATATTGCTACTGCAGATTTCATGGCTCATATTCGAGAACACAGTATTGAAGTTCAGTTGCCTTTCTTGCAATATTTTTCAAATGATTTTAAAATAGTTCCCATTACTATGGGTTCCCAATCATTTTCCGCTTCAACTGATTTGGCAAAGGCTATTTTTGATGCGGGAAACAGTTTAAATAAGTCTTATGCAGTTATTGCAAGTACTGATTTATCCCATTTCAATAATCAGGAAAAGGCTAATAAAGTCGATAATTTTGTTTTAGAGGATATTGATGAAATGAATGAATTCAAACTCTTTGAGGAAGTTGTCCAATACAATATCACGATGTGTGGTTATGGTCCGGTAATAACGACCATGTATCTCTCAAAAATGTCAAATAAAAATAATAGTGAAATATTGGCATATGGAACAAGCGGCGATGTTACTGGAGACTTTACTTCTGTTGTAGGTTATGCTTCAAGTATTTTTAAATAA
- the rpsB gene encoding 30S ribosomal protein S2 produces the protein MANELLIDLDNYLAAGLHIGTQQKTSDMEKYIFRVRSDGLYVLDIQKTDERIRQIAKLLAKYDPEDILVVATRQYGQAPVKKFGELTGAKTIPGRFIPGTLTNPNYAKFIEPKIIVVTDPRSDSQAILESKQNGIPVIALCDTENLLSFVDIAVPVNNKGRKAIALVYWLLARQILRERGDIPEDGDLDIQPSDFELKF, from the coding sequence ATGGCTAACGAACTTTTAATTGACTTAGATAATTATTTAGCAGCAGGTTTACATATCGGAACCCAACAAAAAACAAGTGACATGGAAAAATATATATTCAGAGTAAGATCTGACGGTTTATATGTTTTAGATATTCAAAAAACTGATGAAAGAATCAGACAAATTGCAAAACTTTTAGCAAAATACGACCCAGAAGATATTTTAGTAGTAGCTACCAGACAATATGGTCAAGCTCCTGTTAAAAAATTCGGAGAACTTACCGGTGCAAAAACTATCCCTGGTAGATTCATCCCTGGTACCTTAACCAACCCAAATTATGCTAAATTCATTGAACCAAAAATTATTGTTGTAACTGACCCAAGGTCTGACTCACAAGCAATTTTAGAATCCAAACAAAATGGTATTCCTGTAATTGCTTTATGTGATACAGAAAACTTACTCAGTTTTGTTGATATTGCAGTACCTGTAAACAACAAAGGTAGAAAAGCTATTGCATTAGTTTACTGGTTACTTGCAAGACAAATTTTAAGAGAAAGAGGCGACATTCCTGAAGATGGTGACTTAGATATTCAACCAAGCGACTTTGAACTTAAATTCTAA
- a CDS encoding 4Fe-4S dicluster domain-containing protein has protein sequence MAKVTIDYDKCDGADCAECSDVCPMEVLVLEGDKITINNPEDCSYCEVCMDVCPNECVKIEDED, from the coding sequence ATGGCAAAAGTAACTATCGATTATGATAAATGTGATGGTGCAGACTGTGCAGAATGTTCTGATGTTTGCCCAATGGAAGTTTTAGTTCTTGAAGGAGATAAAATAACTATCAACAATCCTGAAGATTGCAGTTATTGTGAAGTATGTATGGACGTCTGTCCTAATGAATGTGTAAAAATTGAAGATGAAGATTAA
- the eno gene encoding phosphopyruvate hydratase has product MDSIIEDVQVRKILDSRGNPTIEVDVITWSGFGRAAAPSGASTGSREVVSFPEGGVDVVVREMEDFIASELVGMDTQDIATIDEVLKEIDGTENLAGIGGNTTVAISMAVTKAAAESYNMPLYKYIGGNLVNELPFPLGNMMNGGAHAGVNAPDIQEFLVVPTGATSVVEAVFANASVHKRLKEFIQTKDSNFTGGKGDEGGWVPNITNEAALEIQAKACEEVGDELGIEIRPSLDMAASELWNADEQKYVYAQDGVKRDTGDQIDFVKDIIDTYKMFYVEDPFDESDFDGFSQLTSKVGDKCLICGDDLFVTNKELLAKGIETKAANAIIIKPNQIGSLSETYATVKLAKENDIVPVVSHRSGETTDETISHLAVGLSCPMIKTGAIGGERIAKLNELIRIEEELLNPQMGKF; this is encoded by the coding sequence TTGGATAGTATAATAGAAGATGTCCAAGTTCGTAAGATTTTGGATAGCAGAGGAAACCCAACTATAGAAGTAGATGTGATTACTTGGAGTGGGTTTGGTAGAGCTGCTGCACCAAGTGGAGCTAGTACAGGTTCCCGTGAAGTTGTATCTTTTCCAGAGGGCGGAGTTGATGTAGTTGTCCGTGAAATGGAAGATTTTATAGCTTCTGAACTTGTAGGTATGGATACACAAGATATCGCTACTATTGATGAAGTATTGAAAGAAATTGACGGTACTGAAAATTTAGCAGGTATTGGAGGTAATACAACCGTAGCTATTTCAATGGCTGTAACTAAAGCCGCTGCAGAATCTTACAATATGCCATTATATAAATATATTGGTGGAAACTTAGTTAATGAATTACCATTTCCTTTAGGGAATATGATGAACGGTGGAGCACACGCTGGTGTTAATGCGCCGGATATTCAGGAATTTTTAGTAGTTCCTACAGGTGCAACTAGTGTTGTTGAAGCAGTTTTTGCTAATGCAAGTGTTCACAAAAGACTAAAAGAATTTATTCAAACTAAAGACTCCAATTTTACTGGTGGTAAAGGTGACGAAGGGGGATGGGTACCTAATATTACTAATGAGGCCGCTTTGGAAATTCAAGCTAAAGCATGCGAAGAAGTCGGTGATGAATTAGGTATTGAGATTAGGCCTTCTTTGGATATGGCAGCTTCTGAACTATGGAATGCAGATGAGCAAAAATATGTTTATGCTCAAGATGGTGTTAAAAGAGACACCGGAGATCAAATTGATTTCGTAAAAGATATCATTGATACTTATAAAATGTTTTATGTAGAAGACCCATTCGATGAATCCGATTTTGATGGTTTTTCTCAATTAACTTCAAAAGTAGGAGATAAATGTTTAATTTGTGGGGATGATTTGTTCGTAACTAATAAAGAATTATTAGCTAAGGGAATAGAAACCAAAGCCGCAAATGCTATTATCATCAAACCTAATCAGATAGGTTCTCTATCAGAAACTTATGCTACTGTAAAATTAGCAAAAGAAAATGATATTGTGCCTGTTGTATCTCATAGGTCCGGTGAAACTACTGATGAAACTATTTCACATTTAGCCGTTGGTCTGTCATGTCCTATGATTAAAACCGGAGCTATTGGTGGTGAAAGAATAGCAAAATTAAATGAACTTATTCGTATAGAAGAGGAACTTTTGAATCCTCAGATGGGTAAATTCTAA